A stretch of the Bordetella genomosp. 8 genome encodes the following:
- a CDS encoding efflux RND transporter permease subunit, with protein MSISASFIKRPIGTSLLALALLLVGVAAWPLLPVAPLPQVDFPTIQVTVNLPGGSPETMASNVAQPLERQFSLIAGLSQMTSLSGQSQTQITLQFDLDRSIESAAVDVQAAINAASGQLPSNLPNAPTFRKVNPADAPIMILSVQSDTLPITEVNDYADNILAQQISQIKGVGLVNIGGQQKPSVRVQVDPTKLKSLGLSLEDVRNVIATTTVNQPKGTIDGPTQSFTTYTNDQLLKAAQWNDMVLAYRNGAPIRVRDVGVAVDGPENNKLAAWAYAGPAAAPGNTITNGRGIVLQVSKQPGANVIETVDAIKDAMPRLQAAIPPTVQVNTIIDRTANIRASVQDVEFTLILTIVLVVMIIFVFLRDIAATLIPCVTVPLALMGTAGMMYVAGFSLDNLSLMALTIAVGFVVDDAIVMLENIYRHVEDGMGPLEAAYKGAGEIGFTIVSISVSLVAVFIPLLLMGGIVGRLFREFAVTVTLTILVSVIVSLTLTPMLCSRYLKNQHGRQHGRLFMLFERGFDAMLGGYKRGLQWVLRHQFITLLSFIATVAVTGLMFVTIPKGFFPQQDTGYIFGFAQSSQDSSFGAMNRRMVQLADIVRQDKDVAAFGMSGDQTQFNTGRFFIGLRSKEDGRTDNADEVIRRLRPKVAQVEGVTLYMQAGQDINVGGRLSRTQYQYTLTDSNLDELNQWAPRLSTRFAQLPQLTDVASDQQSNAPTATLTIDRARASSFGISPALIDSTIYDAIGQRQVAQYFTQLNSYHVVLEVTPALQRDPSLFDKLYLTSPLTGEQVPLSTFVKLDTSKTNYLAINHQGQFPAVTLSFNLAPGTSLGEAVQAINAAQTEMGVPATLIGSFQGAARAFGDSLKSQPYLIAAALIAVYIVLGFLYESYIHPLTILSTLPSAGLGALLILRAGGYDLSVIALIGIILLIGIVKKNGIMMIDFALHAEREHGMSPQEAIYQACLLRFRPIMMTTMCALLSGLPLMLSNGQGAELRRPLGYAMVGGLIVSQALTLFSTPVVYLYLDRAHYWYLRRKEARAARKAAAHPAAGDGEPREPLVQK; from the coding sequence ATGAGCATTTCCGCGTCGTTCATCAAGCGCCCCATCGGCACCAGCCTGCTGGCGCTGGCGCTGCTGCTGGTCGGCGTGGCCGCCTGGCCGCTGCTGCCGGTGGCACCGCTGCCCCAAGTGGATTTCCCCACCATCCAGGTCACCGTGAACCTGCCGGGCGGCAGCCCGGAAACCATGGCGTCCAACGTCGCGCAGCCGCTGGAACGGCAGTTTTCGCTGATCGCGGGCCTGTCGCAGATGACCTCGCTGAGCGGCCAGAGCCAGACCCAGATCACGCTGCAATTCGACCTGGACCGCAGCATCGAATCCGCCGCGGTCGACGTGCAGGCCGCCATCAACGCCGCTTCCGGCCAGTTGCCGTCCAACCTGCCCAACGCGCCTACCTTCCGCAAGGTCAATCCGGCCGACGCGCCCATCATGATCCTGAGCGTGCAGTCGGACACGCTGCCGATCACCGAGGTCAACGACTACGCCGACAACATCCTGGCGCAGCAGATATCGCAGATCAAGGGCGTGGGCCTGGTCAACATCGGCGGCCAGCAGAAACCGTCGGTGCGCGTGCAGGTCGACCCCACCAAGCTGAAATCGCTGGGCCTGAGCCTGGAGGACGTGCGCAACGTCATCGCCACCACCACGGTCAACCAGCCCAAGGGCACGATAGACGGCCCCACGCAGAGCTTCACCACCTACACCAACGACCAGCTGCTGAAGGCCGCGCAGTGGAACGACATGGTACTGGCCTATCGCAACGGCGCGCCCATCCGCGTGCGCGACGTCGGCGTGGCCGTGGACGGGCCCGAGAACAACAAGCTGGCGGCCTGGGCCTATGCGGGGCCCGCCGCCGCCCCGGGCAACACGATCACCAACGGTCGCGGGATCGTGCTGCAGGTCAGCAAGCAGCCGGGCGCCAACGTCATCGAGACCGTCGACGCCATCAAGGACGCCATGCCGCGCCTGCAGGCCGCCATCCCGCCCACCGTGCAGGTGAACACCATCATCGATCGCACCGCGAATATCCGCGCGTCGGTGCAGGATGTGGAATTCACGCTGATCCTGACCATCGTGCTGGTGGTGATGATCATCTTCGTCTTCCTGCGCGACATCGCCGCCACGCTGATACCCTGCGTCACCGTCCCGCTGGCCTTGATGGGCACGGCCGGCATGATGTACGTGGCCGGGTTCAGCCTGGACAACCTGTCATTGATGGCGCTGACCATCGCCGTGGGTTTCGTGGTCGACGATGCCATCGTCATGCTGGAGAACATCTATCGCCACGTCGAGGACGGCATGGGGCCGCTGGAAGCCGCCTACAAGGGCGCCGGGGAGATCGGCTTCACCATCGTGTCGATCTCGGTGTCGTTGGTGGCGGTGTTCATCCCTCTGCTGTTGATGGGCGGCATCGTCGGCCGGCTGTTCCGCGAGTTCGCCGTCACCGTCACGCTGACCATCCTGGTGTCGGTCATCGTCTCGCTGACGCTGACGCCCATGCTGTGCTCGCGCTACCTGAAGAACCAGCACGGCCGCCAGCATGGCCGCCTGTTCATGCTGTTCGAGCGCGGCTTCGACGCCATGCTGGGCGGCTACAAGCGCGGCCTGCAATGGGTGCTGCGCCATCAGTTCATCACCCTGCTCAGCTTCATCGCCACGGTCGCGGTGACCGGATTGATGTTCGTCACCATACCCAAGGGATTTTTCCCGCAGCAGGACACCGGCTATATCTTCGGCTTCGCCCAGTCGTCGCAGGATTCTTCCTTCGGCGCCATGAACCGCCGCATGGTGCAGCTGGCCGATATCGTGCGCCAGGACAAGGACGTGGCGGCCTTCGGCATGAGCGGCGACCAGACGCAGTTCAACACCGGCCGCTTCTTCATCGGGCTGCGCTCCAAGGAAGACGGCCGCACCGACAATGCCGACGAGGTCATCCGCCGCCTGCGGCCCAAGGTCGCGCAGGTGGAAGGCGTGACCCTGTATATGCAGGCCGGCCAGGACATCAACGTCGGCGGCCGGCTGTCGCGCACGCAATACCAGTACACCCTGACCGATTCCAACCTGGATGAACTCAACCAATGGGCGCCGCGGCTGTCCACGCGTTTCGCCCAGTTGCCGCAGTTGACCGACGTGGCGTCGGACCAGCAGAGCAACGCGCCCACCGCCACGCTGACCATAGACCGCGCGCGGGCATCCAGCTTCGGCATCTCGCCCGCCCTGATCGATTCCACCATCTACGATGCCATCGGCCAACGGCAGGTCGCCCAGTACTTCACGCAGTTGAACAGCTATCACGTGGTGCTGGAAGTGACGCCGGCGCTGCAGCGCGATCCCTCGCTGTTCGACAAGCTGTACCTGACCTCGCCGCTGACCGGCGAGCAGGTGCCGCTGTCCACCTTCGTGAAGCTGGACACGAGCAAGACCAACTACCTGGCCATCAACCACCAGGGCCAGTTTCCGGCGGTCACCCTGTCGTTCAACCTGGCGCCGGGGACCTCGCTGGGCGAGGCCGTGCAGGCCATCAACGCCGCGCAGACGGAAATGGGCGTGCCGGCCACGCTGATCGGCTCCTTCCAGGGCGCGGCGCGCGCCTTTGGCGATTCGCTCAAATCGCAGCCCTACCTGATCGCCGCGGCGCTGATCGCGGTCTATATCGTCCTGGGCTTCCTGTACGAAAGCTATATCCATCCGCTGACCATCCTGTCCACGCTGCCCTCGGCCGGACTGGGCGCGCTGCTGATCCTGCGGGCCGGAGGCTACGACCTGAGCGTGATCGCGCTGATCGGCATCATCCTGCTGATCGGCATCGTCAAGAAGAACGGCATCATGATGATCGACTTCGCCCTGCATGCCGAACGCGAGCACGGCATGTCGCCGCAGGAAGCCATCTACCAGGCCTGCCTGCTGCGGTTCCGGCCCATCATGATGACCACCATGTGCGCCCTGCTGAGCGGCCTGCCCCTGATGCTGAGCAACGGCCAGGGCGCGGAGTTGCGTCGCCCGCTCGGCTACGCCATGGTCGGCGGCCTGATCGTTTCGCAGGCGTTGACCCTGTTCAGTACGCCGGTGGTCTACCTGTACTTGGACCGCGCGCATTACTGGTATCTGCGCCGCAAGGAGGCGCGCGCCGCGCGCAAGGCGGCGGCGCATCCGGCCGCCGGCGACGGCGAGCCGCGCGAACCGCTGGTGCAGAAATAA
- a CDS encoding heavy metal response regulator transcription factor, whose translation MKILIVEDELKTADYLHKGLTEQGCAVDLAHNGVDGQYLAVEHAYDVIVLDVMLPGLDGFQVLRELRRYRQTPVIMLTARDSVEDRIRGLQDGADDYLVKPFSFLELLARLQALTRRGRTQEPMHLRIGDLQIDLASRKAQRAGVRIDLTAKEFALLAVLARRKGEILSKTAIAELVWDMNFDSNVNVVEVAIKRLRAKIDSPFGTRLLHTIRGMGYVLEQRDDAQPE comes from the coding sequence ATGAAAATCCTGATCGTCGAAGACGAGCTCAAAACGGCCGACTACCTGCACAAGGGCCTGACCGAGCAGGGCTGCGCCGTCGATCTGGCGCACAACGGTGTCGACGGCCAGTATCTGGCGGTGGAACACGCCTACGACGTCATCGTGCTGGACGTCATGCTGCCGGGGCTGGACGGCTTCCAGGTGCTGCGCGAACTGCGCCGCTACCGCCAGACGCCGGTCATCATGCTCACGGCGCGCGACAGCGTGGAGGACCGCATCCGCGGCCTGCAGGACGGTGCCGACGACTACCTGGTCAAGCCCTTTTCCTTCCTGGAGCTGCTGGCCCGCCTGCAGGCGCTGACGCGCCGCGGACGTACCCAGGAGCCCATGCACCTGCGTATCGGCGACCTGCAGATCGACCTGGCCAGCCGCAAGGCGCAGCGCGCCGGCGTGCGCATCGACCTGACCGCCAAGGAGTTCGCCCTGCTGGCCGTCCTGGCCCGCCGCAAGGGCGAGATCCTGTCCAAGACCGCGATCGCCGAACTGGTCTGGGACATGAACTTCGACAGCAACGTCAATGTCGTCGAAGTCGCCATCAAGCGCCTGCGCGCCAAGATCGACAGCCCCTTCGGCACGCGTCTGCTGCATACCATCCGCGGCATGGGCTACGTGCTGGAACAGCGCGACGACGCGCAGCCCGAATGA
- a CDS encoding heavy metal sensor histidine kinase, with amino-acid sequence MKPAASITTRLALMFASVALLTFSLIGAALYGVLRAELARQQTDVLNTTANEMLYALNRMGNTERWSRAETKMDTLTPADGSLRFWILSPDPAYAYGKDVPAALSAAPPPDGFDSVAIPGREYPMRILVRTVPALQDRPQVKFIVGIETAPYFHTLHSFLIALAGLLLSAVVLIMFLGHWVARMGLLPLQRLSDEARKLSPRHLAQRLDVATLPIELADLAGAFNGALGRLEIAYTRLEAFNADVAHELRTPLTNLIGQTQVALSRRRSVADLEEVLQSNLEELDSLRAIVNDMLFLARADQGEAATGLVRTPVAAEVGKTIEFFEFVLDDMRLSVDIEGDTLAEASLDTARFRRAVTNLLQNAIQHTACGGRITVRIDPQPGSVRVAVSNPGAPIDPIHLPRLFDRFYRVDASRHDKGDTHGHGLGLAIVKAVATMHGGDVFATSDHGSTTIGFSVLA; translated from the coding sequence ATGAAGCCGGCCGCGTCCATCACCACCCGGCTGGCGCTGATGTTCGCGTCGGTCGCGCTCCTGACCTTCTCGCTGATCGGCGCCGCCCTGTACGGCGTGTTGCGCGCGGAACTCGCCCGCCAGCAGACCGACGTGCTGAACACCACCGCCAACGAAATGCTCTATGCGCTGAACCGCATGGGCAATACCGAGCGCTGGAGCCGCGCGGAAACCAAGATGGATACGCTGACGCCGGCCGACGGCAGCCTGCGGTTCTGGATACTCAGCCCGGATCCGGCCTATGCCTACGGCAAGGACGTCCCCGCGGCGCTGAGCGCGGCACCGCCGCCCGACGGCTTCGACAGCGTCGCCATTCCGGGCCGCGAGTACCCCATGCGCATCCTGGTGCGCACCGTGCCCGCGCTGCAGGACCGCCCGCAGGTGAAGTTCATCGTCGGCATCGAGACCGCGCCGTATTTCCATACCCTGCACAGCTTCCTGATCGCGCTGGCCGGCCTGCTGCTGTCCGCCGTCGTGCTGATCATGTTCCTGGGCCATTGGGTCGCGCGCATGGGCCTGCTGCCATTGCAACGGCTGTCCGACGAGGCGCGCAAGCTCAGCCCGCGCCACCTGGCCCAGCGGCTGGACGTGGCCACCCTGCCCATCGAGCTGGCCGACCTGGCCGGCGCGTTCAATGGCGCGCTGGGCAGGCTGGAAATCGCCTATACGCGACTGGAAGCCTTCAACGCCGACGTCGCCCATGAATTGCGCACGCCCCTGACCAACCTGATCGGCCAGACGCAGGTCGCGCTGTCGCGCCGCCGCAGCGTGGCCGACCTGGAAGAAGTACTGCAATCCAACCTGGAGGAACTGGACAGCCTGCGCGCCATCGTCAACGACATGCTGTTCCTGGCGCGCGCCGACCAGGGGGAAGCCGCCACCGGGCTGGTGCGCACACCGGTTGCCGCCGAGGTCGGCAAGACGATCGAGTTCTTCGAGTTCGTGCTGGACGACATGCGGCTTTCCGTGGACATCGAAGGCGATACCCTGGCCGAGGCGTCGCTGGACACCGCCCGCTTTCGACGCGCCGTGACGAACCTGCTGCAGAACGCCATCCAGCACACCGCATGCGGCGGGCGGATTACGGTACGCATCGATCCGCAACCGGGCAGCGTGCGCGTGGCGGTGTCCAATCCGGGCGCGCCCATCGATCCCATCCATCTGCCGCGCCTGTTCGATCGCTTCTACCGCGTGGATGCGTCGCGCCACGACAAGGGCGACACCCATGGCCACGGCCTGGGCCTGGCCATCGTCAAGGCCGTGGCGACCATGCACGGCGGCGACGTGTTCGCCACCAGCGACCACGGCTCGACGACCATAGGCTTCAGCGTACTGGCCTGA
- a CDS encoding autotransporter outer membrane beta-barrel domain-containing protein has product MYGATSFGLLAYPPDPVYAGGDARQYGPASATVTLSAGDPGATAHARGPIATTGASEHAVLALQPGAAVLSGPVSTRGDDAYGIHYGAGVRLIITDTDIVTRGARAHAVQGVQGAAGGAAASAPGELALQRGSITLFGHDSTAVYATAPVVRLGRPLQPTNPAKLWSMGYDRPASAHQTDVRILGQAPRNTGISIRGRRRLELNGVAIDLHDTGSVAMSIGASARVDGRNVGIAATGSDSFGLRVRGAAARRADGEACPAPTELHLADGFIAMAGANSPAVEVVRALVTLKDVSVTTSKDARFAVGNEAGTFRMQATQGRVELRSTGSALAAWTGNDRETASFDFRNVSIHSGSGSLLEVGRDRGDSGPARPAHVKLTLDDSDARGRIWSGDPGAPRVDVTLKRGAAWQGHTDIGRTVTVESRGAWTLDGDSRVQRVLLHNGTVAFREPDPDERPAAAPTRRGSTYTVETPHSRPPGERAQATFHRLHVLEDIDGKGTVDMRADTARGSGDSIVVDGAVRGNISVAVRDTRAMSQAVTSVPLIHARKGGSATYTLANNAPRVMLAGHAFQLRKEKADDGPAVTVWVVPEGAPFIRGHDTMDLPPPGDGPVVVAEVAPASHGGVDYMHLPPATPPAAPIVGPAPTHGGMERKREREVAVAGNPSGNPSGNPPGIPSGDTPTVRGPGPSTVTVGKDGKDPAREGPPGTMGDRPIVATMRPPAQAPAPAPVPVPVPVPEPAPRPGDGPVPVQEREPGGHGEPVDLPGDPPSPARPGENDPSSENPDGPADTPPVANVPADVPADVPADVPADVPVDVPADVPVDEPADESVDQPADDIAEDTSEAAAEETTEAAPETSAEALAEAPAEPPAAEPAAPAIALSSQDRLVVTNSALAAGQGIWNAQLGAIDRRMRAVRHGDGIAPPSGIHAIDSASLGIWMEALDGKQKIDNPLTGDYRQELHGFIAGVDRAIDVAAGRWHIGLLAAQAHSRRDFDNGKGSTRSTHVGGYATFLGPRGSYATAIVSAGRYRHDMHGEAADGGPLSGSFRNKGIGASLEAGRRVELPRSWFVEPYAGVSYLRVGGARYRLNDGTQVRDRGGHSLQWRAGGRIGRAIDTASGGTVTPYVRVGYAYEQGNRNRLSVDGANLNADLGGSRVEVGAGIEARLGKAHGLYVDLGYAKGKRFEQSRVVTVGYQYRW; this is encoded by the coding sequence GTGTATGGCGCGACCTCATTCGGCCTGCTGGCCTATCCTCCCGATCCCGTCTATGCCGGCGGCGACGCCAGGCAGTACGGACCGGCCAGCGCCACCGTCACGTTGAGCGCCGGCGACCCCGGCGCCACGGCGCATGCGCGGGGTCCCATCGCGACCACCGGCGCCAGCGAACACGCGGTACTGGCCTTGCAGCCCGGCGCCGCCGTCTTGTCCGGCCCGGTATCGACTCGCGGCGATGACGCCTACGGCATCCACTACGGGGCCGGCGTGCGCCTGATCATCACCGATACCGACATCGTCACGCGCGGCGCGCGCGCGCATGCCGTGCAAGGCGTGCAAGGCGCGGCAGGCGGCGCCGCCGCATCGGCGCCAGGCGAACTCGCGTTGCAGCGCGGCTCGATCACCTTGTTCGGCCACGACAGCACCGCCGTATACGCGACCGCGCCCGTCGTCCGCCTGGGTCGTCCGCTGCAACCCACCAACCCCGCGAAGCTGTGGAGCATGGGCTACGACAGGCCCGCCAGCGCGCATCAGACAGACGTGCGCATCCTGGGCCAGGCGCCCCGCAATACCGGCATTTCCATACGCGGCCGCCGGCGGCTGGAGCTGAATGGCGTCGCCATCGATCTGCACGACACCGGCTCGGTCGCGATGTCGATCGGCGCCAGCGCGCGCGTCGACGGCAGGAACGTCGGCATCGCGGCGACGGGATCCGACAGCTTCGGCCTACGCGTACGCGGCGCTGCCGCCAGGCGCGCCGATGGCGAGGCCTGCCCCGCGCCGACCGAACTGCACCTGGCCGATGGCTTCATCGCCATGGCCGGAGCCAACTCACCGGCGGTGGAAGTGGTGCGCGCGCTGGTTACGCTCAAGGACGTCTCCGTCACGACCTCGAAGGACGCCCGCTTTGCCGTCGGCAACGAGGCCGGCACGTTCCGCATGCAGGCCACGCAGGGCCGTGTCGAGCTGCGCAGCACCGGTTCCGCGCTGGCCGCCTGGACCGGCAATGACAGGGAAACGGCCAGCTTCGATTTCCGCAACGTGTCCATCCACAGCGGATCGGGCAGCCTGCTCGAAGTGGGCCGCGATCGCGGGGATAGCGGGCCGGCGCGGCCCGCGCACGTCAAGCTGACGCTGGACGACAGCGATGCGCGCGGCCGCATCTGGAGCGGCGATCCCGGCGCGCCGCGCGTGGACGTCACCTTGAAGCGCGGCGCCGCGTGGCAGGGGCATACGGACATCGGGCGGACGGTGACGGTGGAAAGCCGGGGCGCGTGGACGCTGGATGGAGATTCCAGGGTGCAGCGGGTGCTGCTGCACAACGGAACGGTCGCCTTTCGCGAACCGGATCCGGATGAACGGCCTGCTGCGGCGCCGACCCGGCGGGGTTCCACGTACACGGTCGAAACGCCTCATTCCCGGCCGCCCGGCGAGCGCGCGCAAGCCACCTTCCACCGGCTGCACGTACTGGAGGACATCGACGGCAAGGGCACCGTGGACATGCGTGCCGATACGGCGCGGGGATCGGGCGACAGCATCGTGGTGGACGGCGCCGTACGCGGAAACATCAGCGTGGCGGTGCGCGACACCCGCGCGATGAGCCAGGCCGTGACTTCCGTGCCGCTGATCCATGCAAGGAAGGGCGGGAGCGCCACCTACACACTGGCGAACAATGCGCCGCGCGTCATGCTCGCGGGCCATGCCTTCCAGCTGCGAAAGGAGAAGGCGGACGACGGACCCGCGGTGACCGTATGGGTGGTGCCGGAAGGCGCGCCCTTCATCCGGGGCCACGACACGATGGACCTGCCGCCACCGGGCGACGGCCCGGTCGTGGTGGCGGAAGTGGCGCCCGCGTCGCACGGCGGGGTCGATTACATGCATCTCCCGCCGGCCACGCCGCCAGCCGCGCCCATCGTCGGGCCGGCGCCCACGCATGGCGGAATGGAGCGCAAGCGGGAACGCGAGGTCGCGGTGGCGGGGAATCCTTCCGGCAATCCTTCCGGCAATCCTCCCGGGATTCCTTCCGGGGATACACCGACGGTGCGCGGCCCGGGTCCGTCGACGGTCACGGTCGGGAAGGATGGCAAGGATCCCGCGCGCGAAGGACCGCCGGGGACCATGGGTGACCGGCCCATCGTCGCGACCATGCGTCCGCCGGCGCAGGCGCCTGCTCCCGCGCCTGTGCCTGTGCCTGTGCCCGTGCCGGAGCCGGCTCCGCGGCCCGGCGATGGTCCCGTACCGGTTCAGGAGCGAGAACCGGGAGGGCACGGCGAACCCGTGGATTTGCCGGGCGATCCGCCCTCGCCCGCCAGGCCTGGCGAGAACGATCCGTCCAGCGAGAACCCTGATGGGCCGGCCGACACGCCACCGGTCGCCAATGTCCCCGCCGATGTGCCCGCCGACGTCCCTGCCGACGTCCCTGCCGATGTCCCTGTCGACGTCCCTGCCGATGTTCCTGTCGATGAGCCCGCCGATGAGTCCGTCGATCAGCCTGCCGATGACATCGCCGAAGACACCTCCGAAGCCGCCGCGGAGGAAACCACCGAAGCAGCACCTGAAACGTCCGCCGAAGCGCTCGCGGAAGCACCCGCCGAGCCCCCTGCGGCGGAGCCGGCCGCGCCCGCGATCGCCCTGTCGTCTCAGGACCGGCTCGTCGTCACCAACTCCGCACTGGCCGCTGGCCAGGGCATCTGGAACGCCCAGCTCGGCGCCATCGACCGGCGCATGCGCGCGGTCCGCCACGGCGATGGCATCGCTCCCCCCAGCGGCATCCACGCGATCGATTCCGCCAGCCTGGGCATCTGGATGGAAGCGCTCGACGGCAAGCAGAAGATCGACAACCCGCTCACCGGCGATTACCGGCAGGAGCTGCATGGCTTCATTGCCGGCGTGGACCGCGCCATCGACGTCGCCGCCGGCCGTTGGCACATCGGCCTGCTGGCGGCGCAGGCGCACAGCCGCCGCGACTTCGATAACGGCAAGGGCAGCACGCGCAGCACGCACGTCGGCGGCTATGCAACCTTCCTGGGTCCGCGCGGCAGCTATGCGACCGCCATCGTTTCCGCGGGCCGCTATCGGCACGACATGCATGGCGAAGCGGCCGACGGCGGCCCACTCAGCGGATCGTTCCGCAACAAGGGCATCGGCGCCTCTCTGGAAGCCGGCCGCCGCGTCGAACTGCCGCGTTCGTGGTTCGTCGAGCCCTACGCCGGCGTGAGCTATCTGCGCGTCGGCGGCGCACGGTACAGGCTCAACGACGGCACCCAGGTCCGCGATCGCGGCGGCCATTCCTTGCAATGGCGCGCCGGCGGCCGCATCGGCCGCGCCATCGACACCGCCAGCGGCGGCACCGTCACGCCCTATGTGCGCGTGGGCTATGCCTACGAACAAGGCAACCGCAACCGGCTGTCGGTCGATGGCGCGAACCTGAACGCCGACCTGGGCGGCAGCCGCGTCGAAGTGGGCGCGGGTATCGAAGCCCGCCTGGGCAAGGCGCACGGCCTGTACGTCGACCTGGGTTATGCCAAGGGCAAGCGCTTCGAGCAATCGCGCGTGGTGACCGTGGGCTACCAGTACCGCTGGTAG